A single region of the Phalacrocorax carbo chromosome 4, bPhaCar2.1, whole genome shotgun sequence genome encodes:
- the LOC135313221 gene encoding alveolar macrophage chemotactic factor-like, whose amino-acid sequence MSPHLRRRRLLLLVLLLAAALCRGAPLAGELRCRCPRTVSEVIAPRRLARLELVAEGPHCAVPEVIATTKRGQTVCLNPSAPWVKIIVARVLESSSQKN is encoded by the exons ATGAGCCCGCAcctgcgccgccgccgcctcctcctcctcgtcctcctcctGGCCGCCGCGCTCTGCCGGG GTGCGCCGCTGGCCGGGGAGCTGCGCTGCCGCTGCCCGCGGACCGTCTCCGAGGTGATCGCGCCGCGGCGCCTGGCCCGCCTGGAGCTCGTCGCCGAGGGGCCGCACTGCGCCGTGCCCGAGGTCAT AGCCACCACCAAGCGCGGACAGACGGTCTGCCTGAACCCCTCCGCACCCTGGGTCAAGATCATCGTCGCCAGGGTCCTCGAGAG ctcATCGCAGAAGAACTGA